The DNA sequence TGTTGATACAGGCTTTCGTAGTCTTTAATCATTGAACGCACATTGAAGTGCTGTTCGACACGTTCGCGGGCCGACTGGCCCATGGTCAGCCACTTCTGAGGCTGAGTACACATTTGACAGATGGCTTCCGCAAGCAGCGATGCATTCGCCGGGGGGACCAGCAGTCCGGTTTCCGGTTGCTGGACAATCTCCGGATTTCCACCGACGGCCGTCGCCACAATCGGTAATCCGACCGACATGGCTTCCAGCAGGGTCAATGAGATTCCTTCTGTCAGAGAAGAAGAAACGTAAAAGCCAGCCTGCGTCAGCAGGTCAGGGACGTCATTCCGCTCTCCCAGGAAGCGCACATGGGATTCCAGGTTGAGTTCTGTTGTGATCTGTTCCAGTTTCGCGCGTTCGGGACCATCTCCCACGATCATCAGCTCGAATTCGGGAATCGAATCAACGACCAGCCGCACCGCTTGCAGCATCGTTGCAAGATCCTTTTCAGGCGACAGACGCGAGACAGTAATCGCCCGCATCTCTGCCACCGGTCCGGAAAAGGCAAACCGATCCACGTCGATCCCATTCCAGATGCGGGTTACTTTACGCTCGTTCAACCAGCCCACTGAGCGACAGCGGTCTCCTGTGTCATCCGAGACAGGAATCACGCGATTCGCCAGGCGGCTGGCCAGCGCAAACTGCAGCCGCTCGTTAAAGGTCTCTCCGAAGCGGCGACCATGACGCGTCTGAATGATCGCGGGGATCCCGACGAGACGTCCGGCCAGTGTGCCGTAAAAGTGAGGGTACGCATTGTGGGTGTGCAGCAGGTCGTA is a window from the Gimesia benthica genome containing:
- a CDS encoding glycosyltransferase; amino-acid sequence: MSTIEITSSNETNAAAQKSAARLRVCHLSLTLCTGGLERLLVDFARFHNAAEYELEFVALGEMGAPAEEIQKLGCPVIPFPLTASGKLGRIRQLKEFFLEKNYDLLHTHNAYPHFYGTLAGRLVGIPAIIQTRHGRRFGETFNERLQFALASRLANRVIPVSDDTGDRCRSVGWLNERKVTRIWNGIDVDRFAFSGPVAEMRAITVSRLSPEKDLATMLQAVRLVVDSIPEFELMIVGDGPERAKLEQITTELNLESHVRFLGERNDVPDLLTQAGFYVSSSLTEGISLTLLEAMSVGLPIVATAVGGNPEIVQQPETGLLVPPANASLLAEAICQMCTQPQKWLTMGQSARERVEQHFNVRSMIKDYESLYQQILNLQVK